One Bradyrhizobium zhanjiangense DNA segment encodes these proteins:
- a CDS encoding DUF6481 family protein: MSGFREPGFADRQKAAQDARKNLLNKFKSQPGPDDPAVAARRAEREALAAKRAEAKAAREAEKAEQKRLEEEAKAAEAARIAREAQEAAERQAALEAEQKAKRDARYAARKAKRK, from the coding sequence ATGAGTGGATTCAGGGAACCCGGCTTCGCAGACCGGCAAAAGGCGGCACAGGACGCCCGCAAAAATCTTTTGAACAAGTTCAAGTCGCAGCCGGGTCCCGATGATCCGGCCGTTGCGGCACGCCGCGCCGAGCGCGAGGCCCTCGCGGCCAAGCGTGCCGAGGCAAAGGCTGCGCGCGAAGCCGAAAAGGCCGAGCAGAAGCGCCTCGAGGAAGAAGCCAAGGCCGCCGAGGCCGCGCGAATTGCACGCGAGGCCCAGGAAGCCGCCGAAAGGCAGGCAGCCCTGGAAGCCGAGCAGAAGGCCAAGCGCGATGCCCGCTACGCGGCCCGCAAGGCCAAGCGCAAGTAA
- a CDS encoding TRAP transporter small permease, which yields MSHGPLPDRDDLPNAAARTGLAAAIDRGLAVLNSIIIVFAAVALVAACTILSYSVLSRALFKAANYWQDEAAVFLLVGATFMTAAYVQQNRGHIGIEAFVGLLSPFANKVRLWLVDAATFLFCAFFTWKSWTLAHEAYVDGQVSNSMWSPPLAIPYSLMALGMSLLCVQIIVQLALPFAGAKRP from the coding sequence ATGAGCCACGGTCCGCTTCCGGATCGTGATGACCTGCCGAACGCTGCCGCAAGGACAGGCCTTGCGGCAGCGATCGATCGCGGTCTCGCCGTCCTCAACAGCATCATCATTGTGTTCGCCGCGGTCGCATTGGTCGCGGCGTGTACGATCCTGAGCTACAGCGTGCTGAGCCGCGCTCTGTTCAAGGCCGCCAATTACTGGCAGGACGAGGCCGCGGTGTTCCTGCTGGTCGGCGCGACCTTCATGACGGCGGCCTACGTGCAGCAGAACCGCGGCCACATCGGCATCGAGGCCTTCGTCGGCCTGCTCTCGCCGTTCGCGAACAAGGTCCGCCTCTGGCTGGTTGACGCCGCAACGTTCCTGTTCTGCGCCTTCTTCACCTGGAAGTCCTGGACGCTGGCCCATGAAGCCTATGTCGACGGTCAGGTCTCGAACTCGATGTGGTCGCCGCCGCTCGCTATCCCCTATTCGCTGATGGCGCTCGGCATGAGCCTACTTTGCGTCCAGATCATCGTGCAGCTTGCGCTGCCTTTCGCAGGAGCCAAGCGTCCATGA
- the dctP gene encoding TRAP transporter substrate-binding protein DctP, whose amino-acid sequence MLTRRHLIATAVAAPAILRFGTGTAQAATTLKISHQFPGGTIDKGDFRDRLCRMFAAEVAKRSSGDIAAEIYPNSSLIKTNAQFSAMRKGALDISLYPMPYAGGELPETNIGLMPGLVTTYDQGLRWKKEPVGKALTDFLADKGIILLTWVWQAGGVASRSKPIVAPEDAKGMKVRGGSREMDMVLQTAGASVLSVPSNEIYAAMQTGACDAGITSSTSLISFRLEEVAKSLTSGAGASYWFMLEPLMMSKAIFDKLPKNHQDILLAVGTELEAFGRKGAQDDDIEVAKVYEKAGAKVSVLDAATVGKWRDIARDTAWKDYSAKTATAANLLKLATDVAA is encoded by the coding sequence ATGCTTACGCGCCGCCATCTGATCGCGACTGCCGTCGCCGCACCCGCCATTCTTCGTTTCGGCACCGGTACGGCGCAGGCCGCCACCACGCTGAAGATATCGCACCAGTTCCCGGGTGGCACCATCGACAAGGGCGATTTCCGCGACCGGCTCTGCCGAATGTTCGCCGCCGAAGTCGCCAAGCGCAGCAGTGGCGACATCGCCGCTGAAATCTATCCGAACTCCTCGCTGATCAAGACCAACGCGCAATTCTCCGCGATGCGCAAGGGCGCGCTCGACATCAGCCTCTATCCGATGCCCTATGCCGGCGGCGAGCTGCCGGAGACCAATATCGGCCTGATGCCGGGCCTCGTGACCACCTATGACCAGGGCCTGCGCTGGAAGAAGGAGCCGGTCGGCAAGGCGCTGACCGACTTCCTCGCCGACAAGGGCATCATCCTGCTCACCTGGGTCTGGCAGGCCGGCGGCGTCGCCAGCCGCTCCAAACCGATCGTCGCGCCGGAAGACGCCAAGGGCATGAAAGTGCGCGGCGGCTCGCGCGAGATGGACATGGTGCTCCAGACCGCGGGCGCCTCGGTGCTCTCGGTACCTTCGAACGAAATCTACGCGGCGATGCAGACCGGCGCCTGCGATGCCGGCATCACCTCCTCGACCAGCTTGATCTCGTTCCGTCTCGAAGAGGTCGCGAAGTCGCTGACCTCAGGCGCGGGTGCCTCCTACTGGTTCATGCTCGAGCCGCTGATGATGTCGAAGGCGATCTTCGACAAGCTGCCGAAGAACCATCAGGACATCCTGCTCGCGGTCGGCACAGAGCTCGAGGCCTTCGGCCGCAAGGGCGCGCAGGACGACGACATCGAGGTCGCCAAGGTCTATGAGAAGGCCGGCGCCAAGGTCTCGGTGCTCGATGCGGCGACGGTCGGCAAGTGGCGCGACATCGCCCGTGACACCGCCTGGAAGGACTACAGCGCCAAGACCGCGACCGCTGCGAACCTGCTCAAGCTCGCCACCGACGTCGCGGCATGA
- a CDS encoding pentapeptide MXKDX repeat protein, with protein MTIRTRIVLGVSAAALSLGLALSPAAFAQDKMGKDDGMMKKDTMSKDGMKKDTMSKDDGMKKDHMSKDGMKKDDGMMKKN; from the coding sequence ATGACCATTCGCACCCGCATCGTGCTCGGCGTTTCGGCTGCCGCTCTGTCGCTTGGTCTCGCACTGTCGCCGGCCGCCTTTGCTCAGGACAAGATGGGCAAGGACGACGGCATGATGAAGAAGGACACGATGTCCAAAGACGGCATGAAGAAGGATACGATGTCCAAGGATGACGGCATGAAGAAGGATCACATGTCGAAGGACGGAATGAAGAAAGACGACGGGATGATGAAGAAGAATTGA